In Drosophila pseudoobscura strain MV-25-SWS-2005 chromosome 4, UCI_Dpse_MV25, whole genome shotgun sequence, the following proteins share a genomic window:
- the Art2 gene encoding protein arginine N-methyltransferase 1, translated as MEATSTGKIFDSQEMGDNEEMADGDCVRDYRLQEALYFKMYARLEVQEWLLKDSARNRAYRSAIRCNAAAFKDKTVLDVGCGLGTLSLFAAESGAHRVIAVEAASIAEYTRSIVLDNSYAAVITVIRGKVEEIELPEGIEKVDIILCDWMGHCLFSENMLESLIFARDKWLAPGGLIFPDSAQLYLGAISGQEGEVDQDLDQWNDLYDIDMGAIRRSCECTAVVAHVDARQMMSKVVLVKSLDLYTAPRQSCFTRCHYELKVTRSGQVHAFFAYFDVGFGKSPNRVYLSTSPQAPWTHWNQTVFHMKSPLTVGPEETIRGMFSIKPSLKNIYGLEFDINFEHKGKEKSMRAKQSFFLDYFLPQGLS; from the exons ATGGAGGCAACTTCGAcaggaaaaatatttgattcGCAGGAAATGGGAGATAATGAAGAGATGGCAGATGGTGACTGCGTGCGCGATTATCGCCTACAGGAGGCCCTCTACTTCAAGATGTACGCCCGCCTGGAGGTGCAGGAGTGGCTGCTAAAGGACTCCGCACGGAACAGGGCCTACCGCTCGGCCATTCGTTGCAATGCAGCGGCCTTTAAGGACAAG ACGGTTTTGGACGTGGGATGCGGCCTGGGCACGCTTTCGCTGTTTGCTGCCGAGTCAGGGGCACACAGGGTGATAGCTGTGGAAGCGGCAAGCATAGCGGAATATACTCGCAGCATAGTGCTGGACAATTCATACGCGGCCGTCATCACGGTGATCAGAGGCAAGGTTGAGGAGATAGAGCTGCCCGAGGGCATCGAGAAGGTCGACATCATACTCTGCGACTGGATGGG TCACTGCCTGTTCTCCGAAAACATGCTAGAATCGCTGATATTTGCCCGGGACAAGTGGCTGGCACCTGGGGGACTAATATTCCCGGATTCCGCACAGCTGTACCTGGGCGCCATCTCGGGTCAAGAGGGTGAGGTTGACCAGGACCTCGACCAGTGGAACGATTTGTACGACATCGACATGGGGGCCATTCGTCGCAGCTGCGAGTGCACTGCCGTGGTGGCGCACGTCGATGCACGCCAGATGATGAGCAAGGTCGTCCTGGTGAAGTCGCTGGACCTGTACACCGCCCCCCGCCAGTCCTGCTTCACTCGCTGCCACTACGAGCTGAAGGTCACGCGCAGCGGGCAGGTCCACGCCTTCTTCGCCTATTTCGATGTGGGTTTCGGGAAATCGCCAAATCGCGTATACCTCAGCACGTCGCCGCAAGCCCCCTGGACCCACTGGAATCAGACCGTCTTCCATATGAAGTCTCCACTGACCGTCGGCCCGGAGGAGACCATCAGGGGAATGTTCAGTATCAAGCCAAGCTTGAAGAACATTTACGGATTGGAGTTTGACATTAATTTTGAACACAAGGGCAAGGAAAAGTCCATGCGAGCCAAGCAATCCTTCTTTCTGGACTACTTCCTTCCGCAAGGACTATCCTAG